Proteins encoded in a region of the Paenibacillus sp. W2I17 genome:
- the rplM gene encoding 50S ribosomal protein L13, whose protein sequence is MRTTYMAKPNEVERQWHIIDAEGKTLGRLASEAAALIRGKHKPQFTPHVDTGDFVVIINAEKIVLTGKKMQGKKYYRHSMHPGGLKVTTAEEMVKNKPERMLELAVRGMLPKTRMGEKMKLRLKAYRGTEHPHAAQKPEVYELRG, encoded by the coding sequence ATGCGTACTACGTACATGGCGAAGCCTAACGAAGTTGAGCGCCAATGGCACATCATTGATGCTGAAGGCAAAACCCTCGGACGTTTGGCGAGCGAAGCAGCAGCTTTGATTCGCGGCAAACACAAGCCACAATTCACTCCACATGTGGACACTGGCGATTTCGTTGTTATCATCAATGCTGAGAAAATCGTATTGACTGGTAAAAAAATGCAAGGTAAAAAATACTACCGTCACTCAATGCACCCAGGTGGTTTGAAAGTAACTACAGCTGAAGAGATGGTTAAAAACAAACCTGAGCGTATGTTGGAATTGGCTGTTCGCGGTATGCTTCCTAAAACTCGCATGGGCGAGAAAATGAAGTTGAGACTTAAAGCGTACAGAGGCACTGAGCATCCACATGCAGCACAAAAACCAGAAGTTTACGAACTTCGCGGTTAA